The Myxococcales bacterium genome window below encodes:
- a CDS encoding AI-2E family transporter: MGFGSDDRRGVSLRDIAAFCVVVAALKFAAPFFVPLTLAAILVTVVSPLSTFLVQKRVPPTLAVLIGGLATLAVISAGTVALGLASTQLNDEWPHYSHQGDLLAGKARAWLSAHHVTISVAGPKGPDWVGMATGVLQRAAGVVSDFFIIMLVVFFGLSEVLDLGGKLRKVTDDPEFGFSRVDEIVRKVQTYLLVKSFTSLLVALIAYLVLKVVDVRLALLLAVLLFLLHFVPNVGAVIATIPAVAAAFLDSGPGAAIGVAITMSTSNFIVGNVVEPRLLGRTLGLSSFAVLVSLLFWGWLWGPAGAILAVPIVMVLKVTLEGTRYRRWAHLLAPASHDAPSEQHLPDGTPLPTTMRLRMWASTVTPAPTSVGLGAPPAAAPRSRDPAELKDPSSS; the protein is encoded by the coding sequence GTGGGCTTCGGGTCCGACGATCGGCGAGGGGTCTCGCTCCGCGACATCGCGGCCTTTTGCGTCGTGGTCGCCGCCCTCAAGTTCGCGGCGCCGTTCTTCGTGCCGCTCACGCTCGCCGCGATCCTCGTCACGGTGGTGTCGCCGCTCTCTACCTTTCTCGTCCAGAAGCGCGTACCTCCCACGCTCGCGGTGCTCATCGGCGGCCTCGCGACCCTCGCCGTCATCTCCGCGGGCACGGTCGCGCTCGGGCTCGCGAGCACCCAGCTCAACGACGAGTGGCCCCACTATTCGCACCAAGGGGACCTGCTCGCGGGGAAGGCGCGCGCCTGGCTCAGCGCACACCACGTCACGATTTCGGTCGCGGGACCGAAGGGCCCCGACTGGGTAGGCATGGCCACCGGCGTGCTCCAGCGCGCGGCGGGGGTGGTGTCCGACTTCTTCATCATCATGCTCGTCGTGTTCTTCGGGCTCTCCGAGGTGCTCGACCTCGGCGGCAAGCTCCGCAAGGTGACCGACGACCCGGAGTTCGGCTTCTCCCGCGTGGACGAGATCGTCCGCAAAGTGCAGACCTACCTGCTCGTGAAGAGCTTCACGAGCCTACTCGTCGCGCTCATCGCCTACCTCGTGCTCAAGGTCGTCGACGTGCGCCTCGCGCTGCTGCTCGCGGTGCTCCTCTTCTTGCTTCACTTCGTGCCGAACGTGGGCGCGGTCATCGCGACGATCCCCGCGGTCGCGGCCGCCTTCCTCGACAGCGGCCCGGGCGCCGCCATCGGCGTCGCGATCACCATGTCCACGAGCAACTTCATCGTGGGCAACGTGGTCGAGCCCCGGCTGCTCGGGCGGACGCTCGGGCTCTCCTCGTTCGCCGTGCTCGTCTCGCTGCTGTTCTGGGGGTGGCTGTGGGGGCCCGCGGGGGCGATCCTGGCGGTCCCGATCGTCATGGTGCTCAAGGTCACCCTCGAGGGGACGCGCTATCGAAGGTGGGCTCACCTGCTCGCGCCCGCGTCTCACGACGCGCCGAGCGAGCAGCACCTCCCCGACGGCACGCCGCTCCCCACCACCATGAGGCTCCGCATGTGGGCGAGCACCGTGACGCCCGCGCCGACCTCGGTTGGGCTAGGCGCGCCGCCGGCCGCGGCGCCGCGCTCGCGCGACCCAGCCGAGCTCAAGGACCCGAGCTCCTCCTGA
- a CDS encoding 23S rRNA (adenine(2503)-C(2))-methyltransferase RlmN — MARGVAEPSGMTDLPRPLREALAASGVGPVLTVLPGMRAADRTRKLLVRLADGATVETVLIPGVSGVRRLGQGVQDEWLEDADAASVDDSEDDEVEEAERTNDRGAGDAKVQPLRVTQCISTQVGCAMGCVFCASGVAGLKRHLGADEIVAQVLAGRALLDDDEQLRNVVYMGMGEPLHNYEATARSLRLLTHPDGVGLSSRRVTVSTSGLVPEIARLGQDFGGQIGLAISLHAADDETRGRLMPINKKYPLKALMEGLRAYPLPRRRRITIEYTLVAGRNDGVAEARKLATLLRGLPVKINLIPMNPIEASALGPPGAAGTLDFQRVLVDAGYSCFIRRRRGDDVAAACGQLALLGAKPKVRVNRG, encoded by the coding sequence ATGGCGCGCGGCGTGGCGGAGCCCTCGGGCATGACCGACCTGCCGCGCCCCCTCCGCGAGGCCCTCGCGGCGAGCGGGGTGGGGCCGGTGCTCACGGTGCTCCCGGGCATGCGCGCCGCCGACCGCACCCGCAAGCTCCTCGTGCGCCTCGCCGACGGCGCCACCGTGGAGACCGTGCTCATCCCGGGGGTGAGCGGCGTCCGGCGCCTCGGGCAGGGGGTCCAAGACGAGTGGCTCGAGGACGCCGACGCGGCGTCGGTCGACGACTCGGAGGACGACGAGGTGGAGGAAGCCGAGCGCACGAACGACCGCGGCGCTGGCGACGCGAAGGTGCAGCCGCTGCGGGTCACCCAGTGCATCAGCACGCAGGTGGGGTGCGCGATGGGCTGTGTCTTCTGCGCGAGCGGCGTCGCCGGGCTGAAGCGGCACCTCGGGGCCGACGAGATCGTCGCGCAGGTGCTCGCGGGGCGCGCGCTCCTCGACGACGACGAGCAGCTCCGGAACGTGGTCTACATGGGCATGGGCGAGCCGCTCCACAACTACGAAGCGACCGCGCGCTCATTGCGGCTCCTCACGCACCCCGACGGCGTCGGCCTCTCCTCGCGTCGCGTGACGGTGAGCACGAGCGGCCTCGTGCCCGAGATCGCCCGCCTGGGGCAGGACTTCGGCGGCCAAATCGGCCTCGCGATCTCGCTCCACGCGGCGGACGACGAGACCCGCGGCCGCCTCATGCCCATCAACAAGAAGTACCCGCTGAAGGCGCTCATGGAGGGCCTCCGCGCATACCCGCTGCCGCGCCGGCGCCGCATCACCATCGAGTACACGCTCGTGGCGGGCCGCAACGACGGCGTCGCGGAGGCGCGCAAGCTCGCGACGCTGCTGCGCGGTCTCCCGGTGAAGATCAACCTCATCCCGATGAACCCCATCGAGGCCTCGGCGCTGGGGCCGCCTGGCGCGGCAGGCACGCTCGACTTCCAGCGCGTGCTCGTGGACGCGGGCTACTCGTGCTTCATCCGGCGGCGCCGGGGTGACGACGTCGCGGCGGCGTGCGGTCAGCTCGCGCTCCTCGGCGCCAAGCCCAAGGTGCGCGTGAACCGGGGATGA
- a CDS encoding prolipoprotein diacylglyceryl transferase: MLIPYIHVPDFEIGPIPVINKSIPLHPFGLLVATGVIVGAWLATWRARRRGIDEQHLNSFITWILVFGFMGGHMLDEIFYHPAELLRRPESLFFLWEGLSSFGGFTGAVIGGVLWKYFYAVPMLETPLFTLFKFRKRKVAAPLLPFADLIMSVFPVAWIFGRGGCSVVHDHKGALVDSPLSVEFPKYGLGQHAPIQLVHGPELRFDLGLLEWMFTVVLATAFALTWKKRLPVGTYIVVTALTYSPVRFVLDYFRLHQGAESDPRYGGLTPGQWASVAFFTFGLVMWRRVQTFEASKVDLYAPFMVREGRGDTPTASASESEPAAETTKT; encoded by the coding sequence ATGCTCATTCCGTACATTCACGTACCCGACTTCGAGATCGGCCCGATCCCGGTCATCAACAAATCGATCCCGCTTCACCCCTTTGGGCTGCTGGTCGCGACGGGCGTCATCGTGGGCGCGTGGCTGGCGACCTGGCGCGCGCGGCGCCGCGGGATCGACGAGCAGCACCTGAACTCGTTCATCACGTGGATCCTCGTCTTCGGCTTCATGGGAGGCCACATGCTCGACGAGATTTTCTACCACCCGGCGGAGCTCCTGCGCCGGCCCGAGTCGTTGTTTTTCCTGTGGGAGGGGCTGAGCTCCTTCGGTGGCTTCACCGGCGCCGTCATCGGGGGCGTGCTGTGGAAGTACTTCTACGCCGTCCCCATGCTCGAGACGCCGCTCTTCACGCTCTTCAAGTTCCGCAAGCGGAAGGTGGCGGCGCCCCTCCTCCCGTTCGCCGACCTCATCATGTCGGTCTTCCCGGTCGCGTGGATCTTCGGCCGCGGCGGGTGCAGCGTGGTGCACGATCACAAGGGCGCGCTCGTCGACTCGCCGCTCTCGGTCGAGTTCCCGAAGTACGGGCTCGGCCAGCACGCGCCCATTCAGCTCGTGCACGGGCCTGAGCTGCGCTTCGACCTCGGCCTCCTCGAGTGGATGTTCACCGTGGTGCTGGCTACCGCGTTCGCGCTCACGTGGAAGAAGCGACTCCCCGTGGGCACGTACATCGTGGTCACAGCGCTCACGTACTCGCCCGTTCGCTTCGTGCTGGACTACTTCCGCCTCCACCAGGGGGCGGAGTCCGACCCACGGTATGGCGGCCTCACCCCGGGGCAGTGGGCCAGCGTCGCGTTCTTCACGTTTGGCCTCGTGATGTGGCGGCGCGTCCAAACGTTCGAGGCGTCGAAGGTGGACCTCTACGCTCCCTTCATGGTGCGTGAGGGCCGCGGGGACACCCCGACGGCGAGCGCGTCTGAGTCCGAGCCCGCCGCCGAGACGACCAAGACCTAG
- a CDS encoding acyl-CoA thioesterase, whose product MITYERKVRFEEVDAASIVFFARYLNYAHEAMEELFGGLEGGYVGTVMGRAIGFPAVHVDTTYAAPLRYGDTFTIRLDVVHLGQTSCTLRHHFERGDRVHVATVAHTVVCCALREPGGPRKLPFPPDVRRLLEEHLAPPADRREGKVTR is encoded by the coding sequence ATGATCACCTACGAGCGGAAGGTGCGGTTCGAAGAGGTCGACGCCGCGTCGATCGTGTTCTTCGCGCGCTATCTCAACTACGCCCACGAGGCCATGGAAGAGCTCTTTGGCGGGCTCGAGGGCGGGTACGTGGGCACCGTGATGGGCCGCGCGATCGGCTTCCCCGCGGTCCACGTCGACACGACCTACGCCGCGCCCCTGCGCTACGGCGACACCTTCACGATCCGGCTCGACGTGGTGCACCTGGGCCAGACCTCATGCACGCTGCGCCACCACTTCGAGCGGGGGGACAGAGTGCACGTCGCCACGGTCGCGCACACGGTGGTGTGCTGCGCGCTGAGGGAGCCTGGTGGCCCTCGCAAGCTCCCCTTCCCGCCCGACGTCCGCAGGCTCCTCGAGGAGCACCTCGCACCGCCAGCCGATCGACGCGAGGGCAAGGTCACCCGCTAG
- a CDS encoding fatty acyl-AMP ligase: MTTPSRSVAHAIEEAAGVDPSRGFRFVPEEGVPGFRGTGGAEATFSFSALERASARYGGALQALGLRKGDRCGLILPQNEDFVLAFLGAIRAGVVPVPIYPPLGLGPMQAYLDNTRHILAKSGARAVLTTAAIKRSLGAVQEACPELEQVLAIEGLRESLEPLRPPTVRPSDVAFLQFTSGSTSRPKGVTLTHEALRANALCIMRDGLRADPEADMGVSWLPLYHDMGLIGFVLAPLFHRVSVTFLPSLLFLKRPVSLFQAITRHRGTIAFQPNFAFALAVKRIRERDLEGLDLSSWRVAGCGAEPIRPETLETFAETFAKVGFRREALLPSYGLAESSLAVSFSALGGGLQTLAIDAERLAATGQAVPVEPDSPGAARLVSCGSAFPDHEIRIFSMDDTESAAPLPEGEVGELRLHGPSLMTGYWEDLERTRGALAGRFLRTGDLGFLHEGQVFLCGRAKEVILLNGRNYYPQDLEWEAGRVPGVRKGSAVAFGFGDPAADRERVVVAFEAADALVGPGAAVRREALSSAVRQAVREGLGLALDDALPLSPGALPKTSSGKLRRAATRALYESGELAELRGARERDPVELALQAAKSQLSYLKLALTGRRGKGRG; encoded by the coding sequence ATGACGACACCTAGCCGGTCTGTCGCCCACGCCATCGAGGAAGCGGCCGGGGTCGACCCGTCGCGCGGGTTTCGCTTCGTGCCCGAGGAAGGCGTCCCGGGCTTCCGCGGGACCGGCGGCGCCGAGGCGACCTTCTCGTTTTCGGCCCTCGAGCGCGCCAGCGCCAGGTACGGGGGAGCGCTCCAGGCGCTCGGCCTCCGGAAGGGCGATCGGTGCGGTCTCATCCTCCCGCAGAACGAGGACTTCGTGCTCGCGTTCCTTGGCGCGATCCGCGCGGGCGTGGTGCCTGTGCCGATCTACCCGCCGCTCGGGCTCGGGCCCATGCAGGCGTACCTCGATAACACGCGCCACATCCTGGCGAAGAGCGGCGCGCGCGCGGTGCTCACGACGGCAGCCATCAAGCGATCGCTCGGAGCGGTCCAGGAGGCGTGCCCCGAGCTGGAACAGGTGCTCGCGATCGAGGGCCTCCGTGAGTCACTCGAGCCTCTCCGCCCGCCCACGGTGCGCCCCAGCGACGTCGCGTTCCTTCAGTTCACGAGCGGCTCGACGTCACGCCCCAAGGGGGTCACGCTCACCCACGAGGCCCTCCGAGCCAACGCCCTGTGCATCATGCGCGACGGGCTCCGCGCCGACCCCGAGGCCGACATGGGCGTCTCGTGGCTGCCGCTCTACCACGACATGGGGCTCATCGGGTTCGTGCTGGCGCCGCTCTTCCACCGGGTGAGCGTCACCTTCCTCCCGTCGCTGCTCTTTCTAAAGCGCCCCGTCAGCCTCTTCCAGGCGATCACGCGCCATCGGGGCACGATCGCGTTCCAGCCCAACTTCGCCTTCGCCCTCGCCGTCAAGCGCATCCGGGAGCGCGACCTCGAGGGGCTCGATCTCTCGTCGTGGCGTGTCGCGGGGTGCGGGGCCGAGCCCATCCGCCCCGAGACGCTCGAGACGTTCGCCGAGACCTTCGCCAAGGTCGGCTTTCGCCGCGAGGCGCTGCTCCCCTCGTACGGGCTGGCGGAGTCGAGCCTCGCGGTGTCCTTCAGCGCGCTCGGGGGCGGTCTGCAGACCCTCGCGATCGACGCAGAGCGCCTCGCCGCGACGGGCCAAGCGGTCCCGGTAGAACCCGACTCGCCGGGCGCCGCGCGCCTCGTCTCCTGCGGGAGCGCGTTCCCCGACCACGAGATACGCATATTTTCGATGGATGACACGGAGAGCGCCGCTCCCCTCCCCGAGGGCGAGGTGGGCGAGCTGCGCCTCCACGGCCCGAGCCTCATGACTGGATATTGGGAGGACCTGGAGCGCACGCGGGGGGCCCTCGCGGGCCGCTTCCTGCGCACGGGCGACCTCGGCTTCCTCCACGAGGGCCAAGTCTTCCTGTGCGGGCGGGCGAAGGAGGTCATCCTCCTGAACGGTCGCAACTACTACCCTCAGGACCTCGAGTGGGAGGCGGGTCGCGTGCCGGGGGTGCGAAAGGGGAGCGCGGTCGCGTTCGGCTTCGGCGATCCGGCCGCCGATCGGGAGCGCGTGGTGGTGGCCTTCGAAGCGGCCGACGCGCTCGTCGGCCCGGGCGCCGCCGTGCGGAGGGAGGCCCTGTCGAGCGCGGTACGCCAGGCGGTCCGCGAGGGGCTCGGGCTCGCGCTCGACGACGCGCTCCCCCTCTCGCCCGGCGCGCTCCCCAAGACGTCGAGCGGAAAGCTCCGGCGCGCCGCGACCCGCGCGCTCTATGAGTCGGGAGAGCTCGCAGAGCTGCGCGGCGCGCGGGAGCGAGACCCCGTGGAGCTCGCCTTGCAGGCGGCCAAGAGTCAGCTCTCGTACTTGAAGCTCGCGCTCACGGGCCGACGAGGCAAGGGGCGCGGGTAG
- a CDS encoding RluA family pseudouridine synthase: MHVPESARGLRLDRFLALALEGVPSAPTRSELKRWIDEGRVTVGGAAKKAADKVRPGDEVRVRPASPPPTRALPDASVPFDVLYEDDELVVVNKPAGVVVHPAAGHATGTLVNGLLARGYFDRHAPFDLGESVLHDEADAERSRPGIVHRLDKDTSGVMVVARTPHAREGLKRQFAEHTIDRAYEAVCVGALASTTFATLHGRNPSNRLLFSSRVSDGKRAVTHVVAGRSYRGLATRLTCRLETGRTHQIRVHLSDAGHPLLGDLAYGGPPRDPALARIARSLGRQALHAQRLGFVHPSTGAALGFEAALPDDLALAIAALEAL; the protein is encoded by the coding sequence GTGCACGTCCCCGAGTCGGCGCGCGGCCTGCGCCTCGATCGGTTCCTGGCGCTCGCGCTCGAGGGCGTGCCCTCGGCGCCCACGCGGTCTGAGCTCAAGCGATGGATCGACGAGGGGCGCGTGACCGTGGGGGGCGCCGCGAAGAAGGCGGCCGACAAGGTCCGCCCTGGCGACGAGGTGCGTGTCCGCCCGGCGTCGCCGCCGCCGACGCGCGCGTTGCCCGACGCGAGCGTGCCGTTCGACGTGCTCTACGAGGACGACGAGCTCGTCGTCGTCAACAAGCCGGCCGGCGTCGTCGTGCACCCGGCCGCGGGCCACGCCACGGGCACCCTCGTGAACGGCCTGCTCGCGCGCGGCTATTTCGATCGGCACGCCCCCTTCGACCTGGGCGAGAGCGTCTTGCACGACGAAGCAGACGCCGAGCGGTCGCGGCCCGGCATCGTCCATCGGCTGGACAAGGACACGAGCGGGGTCATGGTCGTGGCGCGCACGCCGCACGCGCGCGAGGGGCTGAAGCGTCAGTTCGCGGAGCACACGATCGATCGCGCGTACGAGGCGGTGTGCGTGGGGGCGCTCGCGTCGACGACCTTCGCCACGCTGCATGGCCGTAACCCCTCGAATCGGCTGCTCTTTTCGTCACGTGTGAGCGACGGGAAGCGGGCCGTGACGCACGTCGTCGCGGGCCGCTCCTACCGCGGGCTCGCCACGCGGCTCACGTGCCGCCTCGAGACGGGGCGCACCCACCAGATCCGCGTCCACCTCTCCGACGCGGGCCACCCGCTCCTTGGCGATCTGGCCTACGGGGGCCCCCCGCGTGATCCGGCGCTCGCGCGGATCGCGCGATCGCTGGGGCGGCAGGCCCTGCACGCGCAGCGCCTCGGGTTCGTGCACCCGAGCACGGGCGCCGCGCTCGGCTTCGAGGCGGCGCTCCCCGACGATCTCGCGCTGGCCATCGCTGCGCTCGAAGCGCTGTAA
- a CDS encoding flippase-like domain-containing protein, translating into MKFSLRRVLVVMLFGVLLYGGYAVYSGLGRVRDALTGYAWWTFAAACALAFGNYILRFLKWEFYLSRLEIRGVKKLDSFLVFLSGFVLTISPGKVGEVFKSFVLHETYEVDMTRTAPIIVAERVTDVLGIVVLIVLGSLGFEGGLVWAGVGAALVAMLIGVVMSQTLSLRLIGFVEVLPGPFKKIGAKARAAYVSLRTLLSPRNLVAPTLISFCAWTLECLALWIIVRGFGEPVSVPLATFFYATSTLAGAIIPVPGGLGVTETLLNGQMHDIGHVSPAAATGAMMLVRFATLWFAVLVGFVALTLLKRRFPGLLAEEAKPSAAPAEAEPPAEA; encoded by the coding sequence ATGAAATTTTCGCTCCGACGCGTGCTCGTCGTCATGCTCTTCGGCGTGCTGTTGTACGGCGGCTACGCGGTGTACAGCGGCCTCGGCAGGGTGCGCGACGCCCTCACCGGCTACGCATGGTGGACCTTCGCTGCGGCGTGCGCGCTCGCGTTCGGCAACTACATCCTGCGCTTCCTCAAGTGGGAGTTTTACCTCTCCCGGCTCGAGATTCGCGGGGTGAAGAAGCTCGACAGCTTCCTCGTCTTCCTGTCCGGATTCGTCCTCACGATCAGCCCTGGCAAGGTGGGCGAGGTCTTCAAGTCGTTCGTGCTCCACGAGACCTACGAGGTCGACATGACGCGCACGGCGCCGATCATCGTGGCCGAGCGCGTGACCGACGTGCTCGGCATCGTGGTGCTCATCGTGCTCGGCTCGCTCGGCTTCGAGGGAGGCCTCGTCTGGGCGGGCGTGGGTGCGGCGCTCGTGGCCATGCTCATCGGCGTCGTCATGAGCCAGACCCTGAGCCTGCGGCTCATCGGCTTCGTCGAGGTGCTCCCCGGCCCCTTCAAGAAGATCGGCGCCAAGGCGCGCGCCGCCTACGTGAGCCTGCGGACGCTGCTCTCGCCGCGGAACCTGGTCGCGCCCACCCTGATTTCGTTCTGCGCCTGGACGCTGGAGTGCCTCGCGCTGTGGATCATCGTCCGCGGCTTCGGCGAGCCGGTGAGCGTGCCGCTCGCCACGTTCTTCTACGCCACCAGCACCCTCGCAGGCGCCATCATCCCCGTGCCCGGCGGCCTCGGCGTCACCGAGACGCTGCTGAACGGGCAAATGCACGACATCGGCCACGTGAGCCCGGCCGCCGCGACCGGCGCGATGATGCTCGTGCGCTTCGCCACGCTGTGGTTCGCGGTGCTCGTCGGCTTCGTGGCGCTCACGCTCCTGAAGCGCCGCTTCCCCGGGCTGCTCGCCGAAGAGGCGAAGCCGAGCGCAGCACCCGCCGAGGCCGAGCCGCCCGCAGAGGCCTGA
- a CDS encoding AAA family ATPase, which yields MLIALLARGHALLVGVPGLAKTLLVASLAEALELSFGRVQFTPDLLPADITGTDVLQEDDDPSGQRRRVRFLPGPIFHNLVLADEINRTPPKTQAALLQAMQERRVTVGTVTHTLPDPFQVFATRNPIEQEGTYPLPEAQLDRFLLEVHVEYPSEAEEREIARRTTSAAVGEVPTVLSAPEVRALQDLVPRIPVTEAAVELAVAIGRATRPKDRKAPEAVDHYVRFGAGPRGSQALVLAAKARAALAGEAAADVEDVRAMVTPVMRHRLVLSYRAEAEGVRDADVLRKVLANLA from the coding sequence ATGCTCATCGCGCTGCTCGCGCGGGGCCACGCGCTGCTCGTGGGCGTGCCCGGGCTGGCCAAGACGCTGCTCGTCGCGTCGCTCGCCGAGGCCCTCGAACTCTCGTTCGGTCGCGTGCAGTTTACACCCGATTTGCTCCCGGCCGACATCACCGGCACCGACGTGCTCCAAGAGGACGACGATCCCTCGGGGCAGCGGCGGCGCGTGCGTTTCCTGCCCGGCCCGATCTTTCACAATCTGGTGCTCGCCGACGAGATCAACCGCACCCCCCCGAAGACTCAGGCCGCGCTGCTCCAGGCCATGCAGGAGCGCCGCGTGACCGTGGGCACGGTCACCCACACGCTGCCCGATCCCTTCCAGGTGTTCGCCACGCGAAACCCCATCGAGCAGGAGGGCACGTACCCGCTCCCCGAGGCGCAGCTCGACCGATTCCTGCTCGAGGTGCACGTCGAGTACCCGTCCGAGGCCGAGGAGCGCGAGATCGCCCGGCGCACCACCAGCGCCGCGGTGGGCGAGGTGCCGACCGTTCTGTCCGCGCCGGAGGTCCGCGCCCTCCAAGACCTCGTGCCGCGCATCCCGGTCACCGAGGCGGCCGTGGAGCTCGCCGTCGCGATCGGGCGAGCCACGCGGCCGAAGGACCGGAAGGCGCCGGAGGCGGTGGATCACTACGTGCGATTCGGCGCGGGCCCGCGCGGCTCGCAGGCGCTGGTGCTCGCGGCGAAGGCGCGCGCAGCGCTGGCGGGGGAGGCGGCGGCCGACGTCGAGGACGTGCGCGCCATGGTGACGCCCGTCATGCGGCACCGCCTGGTCCTGTCGTACCGCGCGGAGGCCGAGGGGGTCCGCGACGCCGACGTGCTCCGCAAGGTGCTCGCGAACCTCGCCTGA
- a CDS encoding arginyltransferase, which translates to MARVLSTFVESDRACVYLAGERARQDVRVMVDVGPEEYEHLLERGFRRFGAVYFRPACAGCGECRSIRVPVETFRPNQAQRRARRACADLRVELGPPRVDDERLALFARWHAAREEARGWDPSPTDRDSYFQCFAFPHVCARELAFYDDDAGGSGKLVAIAIADETPRAWSAVYCFYDPAYARRSVGVASVLLQIELARARSLPYVYLGYRVAGCASLAYKARYVPHELLSGRPGEDEPAVWAPP; encoded by the coding sequence GTGGCGCGCGTGCTGTCGACCTTCGTCGAGTCCGACCGCGCGTGCGTGTACCTCGCCGGGGAGCGCGCGCGGCAGGACGTGCGCGTCATGGTCGACGTGGGCCCCGAGGAGTACGAGCACCTGCTCGAGCGGGGCTTCCGCCGCTTTGGCGCCGTGTACTTCCGCCCTGCGTGCGCCGGCTGCGGCGAGTGCCGCTCGATACGAGTGCCCGTGGAGACCTTCCGGCCGAACCAGGCCCAGCGCCGCGCGCGCCGGGCGTGCGCCGATCTCCGCGTGGAGCTCGGGCCACCCCGGGTCGACGACGAGCGCCTCGCGCTCTTCGCGCGCTGGCACGCGGCGCGCGAGGAGGCCCGCGGCTGGGACCCGTCGCCCACGGATCGCGACTCGTATTTCCAGTGCTTCGCGTTCCCTCACGTGTGCGCGCGCGAGCTCGCGTTCTACGACGACGACGCAGGCGGCTCAGGCAAGCTCGTGGCGATCGCGATCGCCGACGAGACCCCGCGCGCGTGGAGCGCCGTCTACTGCTTCTACGATCCCGCGTACGCGCGGCGCTCCGTGGGGGTCGCGAGCGTGCTCTTGCAGATCGAGCTCGCGCGGGCGAGGAGCCTGCCCTACGTGTACCTCGGCTATCGTGTCGCCGGGTGCGCCTCGCTCGCGTACAAGGCCCGGTACGTGCCGCACGAGCTCTTGTCGGGCCGGCCCGGCGAAGACGAGCCCGCGGTGTGGGCTCCCCCGTGA
- a CDS encoding dicarboxylate/amino acid:cation symporter produces MRDEAHEDPGSKPAASAPAAPAQAKPRSSRSGTWLILVALVAGVALGGFFPQDRYPQIYELFHFLSKAFIALIKGLIVPLLVSTLVVGVAQTGDLKAVGRMGGKSLLYFEVVTTIALGLGLVVANTLQPGRGLPIDLSSHGVDKSKAQSGWDTAMHLFPSNLAKHAVDGDILPIVVFAVLFGIALTQLGERKKVVLELAETVAQAMFKYTAMIMKLTPLGVFGAMAYNVSHMAAGHTLESGARIEGWPAVLYLVWRYARVVGSLYLSMALLVVLVFVPILLVVRVSPRRFFGAIREPLLTAYTTASSEAALPQLLEVLVKLGVPRRVASFVLPAGYSFNLDGSTLYLVLASLTIAQAAGIDMPLGRQLFMVLTFVITSKGVAGVPRATLVIIAATCASYGLPGEAGVAMLLAVDEIMDMARSATNVAGNALATVVVARWEGVFETELEPELAEARATDAAIANTPP; encoded by the coding sequence ATGCGCGACGAAGCCCACGAGGACCCAGGGTCGAAGCCCGCGGCGTCTGCGCCTGCCGCGCCTGCGCAGGCCAAGCCGCGGTCGAGCCGCAGCGGCACGTGGCTCATCCTCGTCGCGCTCGTCGCCGGCGTGGCCCTCGGTGGCTTCTTTCCGCAGGACAGATACCCACAAATATACGAATTATTTCACTTTTTGTCGAAGGCTTTCATCGCGCTCATCAAGGGGCTCATCGTCCCGCTGCTCGTGTCGACCCTCGTCGTCGGCGTCGCGCAGACCGGCGACCTCAAGGCTGTCGGCCGGATGGGCGGCAAGTCGCTCCTCTACTTCGAGGTCGTCACCACGATCGCGCTCGGTCTCGGGCTGGTCGTGGCGAACACGCTCCAGCCCGGCAGGGGTCTACCGATCGATCTCAGCTCGCACGGGGTCGACAAGTCGAAGGCGCAGAGCGGGTGGGACACGGCGATGCACCTCTTCCCGTCGAACCTCGCGAAGCACGCCGTGGACGGCGACATCTTGCCCATCGTGGTCTTCGCGGTGCTCTTCGGCATCGCCCTCACTCAGCTCGGTGAGCGCAAGAAGGTAGTGCTCGAGCTCGCCGAGACCGTCGCGCAGGCGATGTTCAAATACACGGCCATGATCATGAAGCTCACTCCGCTCGGGGTGTTCGGTGCCATGGCGTACAACGTGTCGCACATGGCCGCGGGCCACACGCTCGAGAGCGGCGCGCGCATCGAGGGCTGGCCGGCCGTGCTCTACCTCGTGTGGCGCTACGCGCGCGTGGTCGGGAGCCTCTACCTCTCCATGGCGCTCCTCGTCGTGCTCGTGTTCGTGCCGATTCTGCTCGTGGTCCGGGTGAGCCCGCGGAGGTTCTTCGGCGCGATCCGCGAGCCGCTCCTCACCGCCTACACGACGGCCTCGAGCGAGGCCGCGCTGCCGCAGCTGCTCGAGGTGCTCGTGAAGCTCGGTGTCCCGCGGCGCGTCGCGAGCTTCGTGCTCCCCGCGGGGTACTCGTTCAACCTGGACGGCTCGACCCTCTACCTCGTGCTCGCGAGCCTTACCATCGCGCAGGCCGCGGGCATCGACATGCCGCTCGGGCGCCAGCTCTTCATGGTGCTCACGTTCGTGATTACGTCGAAGGGCGTCGCGGGTGTGCCTCGCGCGACGCTCGTCATCATCGCGGCGACCTGCGCGAGCTACGGCCTGCCCGGCGAGGCGGGGGTCGCCATGCTGCTCGCGGTGGACGAGATCATGGACATGGCGCGCTCCGCGACCAACGTCGCGGGCAACGCGCTCGCGACCGTCGTGGTGGCGCGCTGGGAGGGCGTGTTCGAGACGGAGCTCGAGCCCGAGCTCGCGGAGGCCCGCGCCACGGACGCCGCCATCGCGAACACACCTCCCTAA